A single region of the Halopiger xanaduensis SH-6 genome encodes:
- a CDS encoding Lrp/AsnC family transcriptional regulator, with protein MGFELDDIDRGILHRLQDDARHTTAADIAGEVGVTANTVRNRIRRLEEAGVIAGYVPLIDYERTEKSMHMVVQCTVPIHERGEAAATALEIDGVVGVRELMTGDRNLRIDLVAADTDEITAIVSRLQRAGIDVGEEELLKAEYRQPFDHFGADTVEE; from the coding sequence ATGGGGTTCGAACTCGACGATATAGACAGGGGCATCCTGCACCGGTTGCAGGACGACGCGCGACACACGACGGCGGCGGACATCGCCGGCGAGGTCGGCGTAACCGCCAACACCGTCCGCAACCGGATTCGGCGCCTCGAGGAGGCGGGCGTGATCGCCGGCTACGTCCCGCTGATCGACTACGAGCGGACCGAGAAATCGATGCACATGGTCGTCCAGTGTACGGTACCGATCCACGAGCGCGGCGAGGCGGCCGCGACCGCCCTCGAGATCGACGGCGTCGTCGGGGTCCGCGAACTCATGACCGGCGATCGGAACCTGCGGATCGACCTCGTCGCGGCGGATACCGACGAGATCACGGCGATCGTCAGCCGGCTCCAGCGGGCCGGCATCGACGTCGGCGAGGAGGAACTCCTCAAAGCCGAGTACCGCCAGCCGTTCGATCACTTCGGGGCGGATACGGTCGAGGAGTAG
- the arcS gene encoding archaeosine synthase subunit alpha: protein MTEYFEVHERDGAARVGELRLAESHTTPALVDDLLEDAGSLWSRAREVPEGDESKLTVLPHRAFPGGTADEVQESFAVDYPDVDYPSVAVVSSDHVEDHGTDAYAVSDVQSAMGHGAALVEAVVNVREEIPTDTALLFSGVTTPRNVALLAYAGVDLFDATAAVVKGTEGRYLTTDEAYFLEDLDELPCSCPACQKPREEFTREDCAEHNRNALESELAIVRRRIRDGRLRDYVEGQARHDQWLTAGMRELDQQWGYLEERTPILRDAQISAATEDTLRRVEIQRFADRVTTRYRNRFDNPLVLVPCSATKPYSESQSHRQFHDVIQWRAHLVSMTSPIGVVPQELETTYPAQHYDTVVTGRWSEDEKQFVSEVLRRYLERNEYPEIIAHVPDEGYRDIVERVEDELELDITYTVAEHPTDDESLANLSEALSGELKYSKREREHNTVRAIADYLLGDGAGDDLFENIQTTSRYPKIQVRDSEDTQLATMVPQYGTLSFTLEGARRWLESDAPVKRVEIDGFVPHGSVLAPGVVDADEDIRVGDEVVVEGPKAFAIGRAEMFGREMAESTRGVAAEVRHVEEK, encoded by the coding sequence ATGACCGAGTATTTCGAAGTGCACGAGCGCGACGGGGCCGCGCGCGTGGGCGAGTTGCGACTCGCCGAGTCCCACACGACCCCCGCGCTCGTCGACGACCTGCTCGAGGACGCGGGCTCCCTGTGGAGCCGGGCCCGCGAGGTGCCCGAGGGCGACGAATCGAAACTCACCGTCCTGCCGCACCGCGCGTTCCCCGGCGGCACCGCCGACGAAGTGCAGGAATCCTTCGCCGTCGACTATCCGGACGTCGACTACCCCAGCGTCGCCGTCGTCTCGAGCGACCACGTCGAGGACCACGGCACCGACGCGTACGCCGTCTCGGACGTCCAGTCCGCGATGGGCCACGGTGCGGCGCTGGTCGAGGCCGTCGTCAACGTCCGCGAGGAGATTCCGACCGACACCGCGCTGCTCTTCTCGGGCGTCACGACGCCGCGCAACGTCGCCCTGCTGGCCTACGCCGGCGTCGACCTCTTCGACGCGACGGCGGCCGTCGTCAAGGGGACGGAGGGCCGCTACCTCACCACCGACGAGGCCTACTTCCTCGAGGATCTCGACGAACTGCCCTGTTCCTGTCCGGCCTGTCAAAAACCGCGCGAGGAGTTCACCCGCGAGGACTGCGCCGAGCACAATCGCAACGCCCTCGAGTCGGAACTCGCGATCGTTCGCCGGCGGATCCGCGACGGTCGCCTGCGCGACTACGTCGAGGGCCAGGCCCGACACGACCAGTGGCTCACCGCCGGCATGCGCGAACTCGACCAGCAATGGGGCTACCTCGAGGAGCGCACGCCGATTCTCCGGGACGCCCAGATCAGCGCCGCCACCGAGGACACCTTGCGACGCGTCGAAATCCAGCGGTTCGCCGACCGAGTAACGACGCGGTACCGCAACCGGTTCGACAACCCGCTCGTGCTGGTCCCTTGCTCGGCGACCAAACCCTACAGCGAGTCCCAGAGCCACCGCCAGTTCCACGACGTCATCCAGTGGCGCGCCCACCTGGTCTCGATGACGTCACCGATCGGCGTCGTCCCGCAGGAACTCGAGACGACCTACCCGGCCCAGCACTACGACACCGTCGTCACGGGTCGCTGGTCCGAAGACGAAAAACAGTTCGTCAGCGAGGTGCTGCGACGCTACCTCGAGCGCAACGAGTACCCCGAAATCATCGCGCACGTCCCCGACGAGGGCTACCGCGACATCGTCGAGCGCGTCGAGGATGAACTCGAGCTCGATATCACCTACACCGTCGCGGAACACCCGACCGACGACGAGTCGCTCGCGAACCTCTCCGAGGCGCTCTCGGGCGAACTCAAGTACTCCAAGCGCGAGCGCGAGCACAACACCGTCCGCGCCATCGCGGACTACCTGCTGGGCGACGGCGCCGGCGACGACCTCTTCGAGAACATTCAGACGACGAGCCGCTACCCGAAGATTCAGGTCCGCGACAGCGAAGACACGCAACTCGCGACGATGGTGCCCCAGTACGGCACCCTCTCCTTTACGCTCGAGGGGGCGCGCCGCTGGCTCGAGAGCGACGCGCCGGTCAAGCGCGTCGAGATCGACGGCTTCGTCCCGCACGGCAGCGTGCTCGCGCCGGGCGTCGTCGACGCCGACGAGGACATCCGCGTCGGCGACGAGGTCGTCGTCGAGGGGCCGAAGGCCTTCGCCATCGGCCGCGCCGAGATGTTCGGCCGCGAGATGGCCGAGAGCACGCGGGGCGTCGCGGCCGAAGTTCGTCACGTCGAGGAGAAGTAG
- a CDS encoding TRAM domain-containing protein, translating to MLGVVAAVVALVVSLVVATWLLLRIGGRWADRRKSERRHREAQEREPPVEIGDERAVAVQEFTEHHSGKRHAVCKIEGFVVFVEDVPSSVAAGDVIEIEILSFNRGHTSATARFLDRG from the coding sequence ATGCTCGGTGTCGTGGCCGCCGTCGTCGCGCTGGTCGTTTCGCTGGTCGTCGCGACGTGGCTGCTCCTTCGCATCGGCGGCCGGTGGGCCGACCGGCGCAAATCCGAGCGGCGCCACCGCGAGGCCCAGGAGCGCGAGCCGCCGGTCGAGATCGGCGACGAACGGGCGGTCGCCGTCCAGGAGTTCACCGAGCACCACTCCGGGAAGCGCCACGCCGTCTGCAAGATCGAGGGGTTCGTCGTCTTCGTCGAGGACGTCCCCTCGAGCGTCGCGGCGGGCGACGTGATCGAGATCGAGATCCTCTCGTTCAACCGCGGGCACACGTCTGCGACGGCGCGGTTCCTGGATCGCGGGTAG
- a CDS encoding HalOD1 output domain-containing protein, whose translation MNHSSIGSTDGGFEESVSISVITAVAARRGVEPTELPPLYEWIDPDALDSLFEPTRTGGPRGGRVSFVYDGHDIVVAFDEGLEITVDGTKTEISAAEPAAPALESDEFRFGV comes from the coding sequence GTGAACCACTCATCTATCGGGTCGACTGACGGCGGGTTCGAGGAGTCCGTGAGCATCAGTGTCATCACGGCAGTCGCGGCGCGACGCGGCGTCGAACCGACGGAGCTGCCACCGTTGTACGAGTGGATCGATCCCGACGCCCTCGATTCGCTGTTCGAACCGACTCGAACGGGCGGTCCGCGGGGCGGCCGGGTTTCGTTCGTCTACGACGGGCACGATATCGTCGTCGCGTTCGACGAGGGCCTCGAGATCACGGTCGACGGGACGAAAACCGAGATCAGCGCAGCCGAACCGGCGGCGCCGGCCCTCGAGTCGGATGAGTTCCGGTTCGGCGTCTAA